The Streptomyces sp. NBC_01197 genome window below encodes:
- a CDS encoding rhomboid family intramembrane serine protease: MFKWRDAPGRKAPGRRGDAPGGPVVTYGLIGVCCLVFLLSPVSGLDPAYGTGDNLLAAQSAYFEHWGVVPTELMTGTAGALLTPLTALFIHANWLHLLGNMLFLYVFGAMAEERMGRLHFTVFYVVSGYLALTAYALTHSGSDQTLVGASGAISAVLGAFLGLFPRARVTSIFPFLLFLPLRFPAWIVLVFWFVLQWLAAGQQSGTGPGVAYTAHLVGFSLGFGYAAVRYWRTTRVKLPATATEGESKP, from the coding sequence ATGTTCAAGTGGCGGGATGCACCCGGACGGAAGGCGCCGGGGCGGCGCGGGGACGCGCCCGGCGGGCCGGTGGTGACGTACGGCCTGATCGGCGTCTGCTGCCTGGTCTTCCTGCTGAGCCCCGTCTCCGGGCTCGATCCGGCCTATGGGACCGGCGACAACCTCCTCGCCGCCCAGAGCGCGTACTTCGAACACTGGGGCGTCGTCCCGACCGAACTGATGACCGGTACGGCAGGAGCCCTGCTCACCCCGCTCACCGCGCTCTTCATCCACGCGAACTGGCTGCATCTGCTGGGCAACATGCTGTTCCTCTACGTCTTCGGCGCGATGGCCGAGGAACGCATGGGGCGCCTGCACTTCACCGTCTTCTATGTGGTGAGCGGCTACCTCGCCCTGACGGCCTACGCCCTCACCCACTCGGGCTCCGACCAGACCCTGGTGGGCGCGTCGGGTGCGATCTCGGCGGTGCTCGGGGCCTTCCTGGGCCTCTTCCCCCGGGCCCGGGTGACGAGCATCTTCCCGTTCCTGCTTTTCCTGCCGCTGCGCTTCCCCGCCTGGATCGTGCTGGTCTTCTGGTTCGTCCTGCAGTGGCTGGCGGCCGGGCAGCAGTCCGGCACCGGTCCGGGGGTCGCCTACACGGCCCATCTGGTGGGGTTCTCGCTGGGCTTCGGCTACGCGGCGGTGCGGTACTGGCGTACGACTAGAGTGAAACTCCCAGCGACGGCCACCGAGGGAGAAAGCAAGCCGTGA
- the qcrB gene encoding cytochrome bc1 complex cytochrome b subunit, producing the protein MSTVTDTQRKAPAGERVADWADGRLGIYGLAKTNMRKIFPDHWSFMLGEICLYTFIIIILTGVYLTLFFHPSMNEVVYDGPYVPLQGIHMSEAYASTVNISLEVRGGLLIRQIHHWAALVFLAGMLVHMMRVFFTGAFRKPREINWLFGFLLLVLGMFTGFTGYSLPDDLLSGTGVRFMEGVMLSIPIVGSYASMFLYGGEFPGGDFVSRFYSVHVLLLPGIMLGLLVGHLILVFYHKHTQFAGPGKTNNNVVGMPLLPVYMAKAGGFFFLVFGVIAAMAAIASINPIWEIGPYRPDQVSTGAQPDWYMGFSEGLVRIMPGWEINAWGHTLVLGVFIPIVVFPLVLVGIGVYPFIESWITGDKREHHILDRPRNAPTRTGLGVAWITLYLILLVGGGNDLWATHFDLSINAITWFVRVGMFVGPVIAFIVAKRWCLGLQRRDREKVLHGRESGVIKRLPHGEFIEVHEPLKAAQLHTLTAHEQYQPLEIGPEVDENGVARKVSRLTRVRAKLSRGYYGEHNQIEKPTADEYKEITSGHGHH; encoded by the coding sequence ATGAGCACCGTGACGGATACACAGCGCAAGGCGCCCGCCGGCGAGCGGGTGGCCGACTGGGCCGACGGCCGTCTGGGCATCTACGGCCTGGCCAAGACCAACATGCGCAAGATCTTCCCGGACCACTGGTCCTTCATGCTCGGGGAGATCTGCCTCTACACCTTCATCATCATCATCCTCACGGGTGTCTATCTGACGCTGTTCTTCCACCCGAGCATGAACGAGGTCGTCTACGACGGCCCGTACGTGCCGCTCCAGGGCATCCACATGTCCGAGGCCTACGCCTCGACGGTGAACATCAGCCTGGAGGTCCGCGGCGGTCTGCTCATCCGGCAGATCCACCACTGGGCCGCGCTGGTCTTCCTGGCCGGCATGCTGGTGCACATGATGCGCGTGTTCTTCACGGGCGCCTTCCGCAAGCCGCGCGAGATCAACTGGCTCTTCGGCTTCCTGCTGCTGGTGCTCGGGATGTTCACCGGCTTCACCGGCTACTCCCTCCCGGACGACCTGCTCTCCGGAACGGGTGTGCGGTTCATGGAGGGCGTCATGCTCTCCATCCCGATCGTCGGCTCGTACGCGTCGATGTTCCTGTACGGCGGTGAGTTCCCCGGCGGCGACTTCGTCTCCCGGTTCTACTCGGTCCACGTACTGCTGCTGCCGGGCATCATGCTCGGTCTGCTGGTAGGCCACCTGATCCTGGTCTTCTACCACAAGCACACGCAGTTCGCGGGTCCGGGCAAGACGAACAACAACGTCGTCGGTATGCCCCTGCTGCCGGTCTACATGGCCAAGGCCGGAGGCTTCTTCTTCCTGGTCTTCGGTGTCATCGCGGCCATGGCCGCGATCGCCTCGATCAACCCGATCTGGGAGATCGGCCCGTACCGTCCGGACCAGGTGTCGACCGGCGCCCAGCCCGACTGGTACATGGGCTTCTCGGAGGGGCTCGTCCGCATCATGCCGGGCTGGGAGATCAACGCCTGGGGTCACACACTCGTCCTGGGCGTGTTCATCCCGATCGTGGTCTTCCCGCTGGTCCTGGTCGGTATCGGCGTCTATCCGTTCATCGAGTCCTGGATCACCGGGGACAAGCGCGAGCACCACATCCTGGACCGCCCGCGCAACGCCCCCACGCGTACGGGTCTCGGCGTCGCCTGGATCACGCTCTACCTGATCCTGCTCGTCGGCGGCGGCAACGACCTCTGGGCCACGCACTTCGATCTGTCGATCAACGCGATCACCTGGTTCGTCCGGGTCGGGATGTTCGTCGGCCCGGTCATCGCGTTCATCGTCGCCAAGCGCTGGTGCCTGGGTCTGCAGCGTCGTGACCGGGAGAAGGTGCTGCACGGACGCGAGTCCGGCGTCATCAAGCGCCTGCCGCACGGTGAGTTCATCGAGGTGCACGAGCCGCTCAAGGCCGCACAGCTGCACACGCTCACCGCGCACGAGCAGTACCAGCCGCTCGAGATCGGCCCCGAGGTCGACGAGAACGGTGTCGCGCGCAAGGTGTCCCGTCTGACCCGGGTCCGCGCCAAGCTGAGCAGGGGCTACTACGGCGAGCACAACCAGATCGAGAAGCCCACTGCCGACGAGTACAAGGAGATCACCAGCGGCCACGGTCACCACTGA
- a CDS encoding Lrp/AsnC ligand binding domain-containing protein — translation MITAIVLIKTSVDRIPEIAESLAALENISEVYSVTGTYDLIALVRVARHDDLADIIPGRISKIPGVEATDTHVAFRTYSQHDLEAAFAIGLDA, via the coding sequence GTGATCACCGCGATCGTGCTCATCAAGACCAGCGTGGACCGGATCCCCGAGATCGCCGAATCGCTCGCCGCCCTGGAGAACATCAGCGAGGTCTACTCCGTCACAGGGACGTACGACCTGATCGCACTGGTCCGGGTGGCCCGCCACGACGATCTGGCGGACATCATCCCCGGCCGGATCAGCAAGATCCCCGGGGTGGAGGCCACAGACACGCATGTGGCGTTCCGTACCTACTCGCAGCACGACCTGGAAGCGGCTTTCGCCATCGGCCTGGACGCCTGA
- a CDS encoding aminotransferase class V-fold PLP-dependent enzyme, with protein sequence MSVPSAAVNASVCKDSSGNLPVLGRDVLVPLVIGGEVTYAALDYAASAPALQRVWDDVAAYAPYYGSVHRGAGYLSQLSTDLFENSRTTVAEFLGCRPDDQVVFTRSTTDSLNLLAAVVPAGCEVFVFETEHHASLLPWRDAAVTYLNAPRTPRQAVETLERALADRTTPEAPALVCVTGASNVTGELWPVKELAAAAHAHGARIVLDAAQLAPHHPVDIAALDVDWVAFSGHKLYAPFGSGVLAGRSDWLLAAEPYLAGGGASRSVARRADGGVDVEWHTTAARHEAGSPNVIGVHSIASACRALTDAGFDSLVEREQTLVRKVLDGLREVEAVQVLSLFGDDAPRVGVISFVVDGWNSSHFAAALSAEYGIGVRDGLFCAHPLVRTLLGSDPQDQGECGAPEGEPGERSLNAVRVSFGAGTPDEHVERFVGAVKELVRDGARWNYRTEDGRCVPAV encoded by the coding sequence ATGTCTGTTCCCAGTGCTGCCGTCAACGCGTCGGTTTGTAAGGATTCCTCCGGGAACCTCCCCGTCCTCGGAAGGGACGTCCTGGTCCCGCTCGTCATCGGCGGCGAGGTCACCTACGCGGCACTGGACTACGCGGCGAGCGCCCCGGCACTCCAGCGCGTCTGGGACGACGTGGCGGCGTACGCCCCGTACTACGGCAGCGTGCACCGCGGCGCCGGGTACCTCTCGCAGCTCTCCACCGACCTCTTCGAGAACAGCCGGACGACTGTCGCCGAGTTCCTCGGCTGCCGCCCGGACGACCAGGTCGTCTTCACCCGTTCGACCACGGACTCGCTCAATCTGCTGGCCGCGGTGGTCCCGGCGGGCTGTGAGGTCTTCGTCTTCGAGACTGAGCACCACGCATCGCTGCTGCCCTGGCGGGACGCCGCCGTGACCTACCTCAACGCCCCGCGCACCCCGCGGCAGGCCGTCGAGACCCTGGAGCGCGCACTGGCGGACCGTACGACGCCGGAGGCACCCGCTCTGGTCTGTGTCACGGGCGCGTCCAACGTCACCGGTGAGCTGTGGCCGGTCAAGGAGCTGGCGGCCGCCGCCCACGCCCACGGGGCGCGCATCGTGCTGGACGCGGCGCAGCTCGCACCGCACCACCCCGTGGACATCGCGGCGCTCGACGTCGACTGGGTCGCCTTCTCCGGCCACAAGCTGTACGCGCCGTTCGGCTCCGGGGTCCTCGCCGGCCGCTCCGACTGGCTGCTCGCCGCCGAGCCGTACCTCGCGGGCGGCGGCGCCTCCCGCAGCGTGGCCCGGCGTGCCGACGGGGGTGTCGACGTCGAGTGGCACACCACGGCCGCCCGCCACGAGGCCGGATCGCCCAACGTCATCGGCGTCCACTCCATCGCGTCCGCCTGCCGGGCGCTCACCGACGCCGGCTTCGACTCCTTGGTCGAGCGCGAGCAGACGCTGGTCCGCAAGGTCCTCGACGGGCTCCGCGAAGTGGAGGCGGTCCAGGTCCTCTCGCTCTTCGGTGACGACGCCCCGCGGGTCGGTGTCATCTCCTTCGTGGTGGACGGCTGGAACAGCTCGCACTTCGCCGCGGCGCTCTCCGCCGAGTACGGCATCGGGGTGCGCGACGGACTGTTCTGCGCCCACCCGCTCGTCCGTACCCTGCTCGGCAGCGACCCGCAGGACCAGGGCGAGTGCGGTGCCCCGGAGGGCGAGCCGGGCGAGCGCTCACTCAACGCCGTCCGGGTGAGCTTCGGCGCCGGTACGCCGGACGAGCACGTGGAGCGCTTCGTGGGTGCGGTGAAGGAACTCGTGCGGGACGGTGCCCGCTGGAACTACCGCACCGAGGACGGCCGCTGCGTGCCGGCCGTCTGA
- the trpD gene encoding anthranilate phosphoribosyltransferase has protein sequence MSVVTPVGGDSVAAHSWPGVLDSLLRGIDQSADATAWAMDRIMRGEATDAQIAGFVVALRAKGETVAEISGLVRAMYAHARLIDVPGPSVDIVGTGGDGANTVNISTMSSIVVAGTGAKVVKHGNRAASSQSGASDVLEKLGVNLQLAPERVAEVAEEAGITYCFAVKFHPALRYVAAARKELGIRTTFNFLGPLTNPAKVRAQATGVSDARVAPIIAGVLAERGSSALVFRGDDGLDELTTTATSRVWTVADGTVREDTFDPRDVGIGLVPVEALRGGDSSYNADVARRLLAGEDGPVRDAVLLNSAAALVALDPGPGSLNERIAAGIARATESIDSGAAAGALERWVAASNT, from the coding sequence ATGAGCGTTGTGACCCCGGTCGGCGGCGACAGCGTGGCGGCCCACTCATGGCCGGGCGTTCTCGACTCCCTGCTGCGCGGCATCGACCAGAGTGCGGACGCCACCGCCTGGGCGATGGACCGCATCATGCGTGGTGAGGCGACGGACGCGCAGATCGCCGGGTTCGTGGTCGCCCTGCGGGCCAAGGGCGAGACGGTCGCGGAGATCAGCGGCCTGGTCCGGGCGATGTACGCGCACGCCAGGCTGATCGACGTACCGGGCCCGAGCGTGGACATCGTCGGCACCGGCGGCGACGGCGCCAACACCGTGAACATCTCGACCATGTCCTCCATCGTCGTGGCGGGCACCGGCGCCAAGGTCGTCAAGCACGGCAACCGCGCGGCGTCGTCCCAGAGCGGGGCGTCCGACGTCCTGGAGAAGCTGGGCGTCAATCTCCAGCTGGCGCCGGAGCGGGTGGCCGAGGTCGCCGAAGAGGCGGGCATCACCTACTGCTTCGCGGTGAAGTTCCACCCCGCGCTGCGCTATGTGGCCGCCGCCCGGAAGGAGTTGGGCATCCGCACCACCTTCAACTTCCTGGGTCCGCTCACCAACCCGGCGAAGGTCCGGGCGCAGGCGACCGGTGTCTCCGACGCGCGGGTGGCGCCCATCATCGCGGGGGTGCTGGCCGAGCGCGGTTCGTCCGCCCTGGTGTTCCGGGGTGACGACGGGCTGGACGAGCTGACCACCACCGCCACGTCCAGGGTCTGGACGGTGGCGGACGGCACGGTGCGCGAGGATACCTTCGACCCGCGCGACGTGGGCATCGGACTGGTCCCGGTGGAGGCGCTGCGCGGCGGCGACTCGTCGTACAACGCGGATGTGGCCCGCAGGCTGCTGGCCGGTGAGGACGGGCCGGTACGGGACGCGGTCCTGCTGAACTCGGCAGCCGCGCTGGTCGCGCTGGACCCGGGCCCCGGATCCCTCAACGAGCGGATCGCGGCGGGCATCGCCCGGGCCACCGAGTCCATCGACTCGGGGGCGGCGGCCGGGGCGCTGGAACGCTGGGTCGCGGCCAGCAACACCTGA